One stretch of Sebastes umbrosus isolate fSebUmb1 chromosome 5, fSebUmb1.pri, whole genome shotgun sequence DNA includes these proteins:
- the xcr1a.1 gene encoding chemokine (C motif) receptor 1a, duplicate 1 — translation MNNSFNDSLQDYDPDYGDEVCEKGEVVKFGSIIIPVFFSVVITLSLTGNILVLVILALYENLKSLTNIFILNLAISDLVFTTGLPFWAIYHIWGWLFSEALCKIVTFVFFTGFYSSILFLTIMTIYRYLAVVHPLSDLSTLRPSTGIFLSFLLWIISIGAAMPSLLYSSLVSIPHNGEHSLGCEYKDSLWKSISISQQNIFFLVAFAVMAFCYIQILGRIMRTRSHTKNRAVKLVFCIVAVFFLGWVPYNVVIFLRLLADKLVPPFEDCDTSIQLDYAFYVCRLVAFSHCCLNPVFYAFVGVKFRSHLKSMLHRMFIRQSQVEEQQIRMQNFSRGSMY, via the coding sequence ATGAATAACTCTTTCAATGACAGCCTACAAGACTATGACCCAGACTATGGGGATGAAGTCTGTGAAAAAGGCGAGGTGGTCAAGTTTGGATCCATTATCATTCCTGTGTTCTTCTCCGTTGTGATCACACTGAGCCTCACAGGAAACATCCTCGTCCTTGTAATCCTGGCTTTGTACGAAAACCTCAAGTCTCTCACCAACATTTTCATCCTAAACCTGGCCATCTCTGACCTCGTCTTCACCACCGGCCTCCCCTTCTGGGCAATTTACCACATCTGGGGATGGTTGTTTTCAGAGGCCCTCTGCAAAATTGTGACTTTTGTCTTCTTCACTGGGTTTTACAGCAGCATCCTCTTCCTGACCATCATGACCATCTACAGGTATTTGGCTGTTGTCCACCCTCTGTCTGACCTAAGCACGCTGAGACCCAGCACCgggatttttttgtctttcctaCTGTGGATAATCAGCATCGGAGCAGCTATGCCCTCTCTGCTCTACAGCTCCCTCGTCTCGATCCCCCACAACGGAGAACACTCCCTGGGCTGCGAATACAAAGACTCCCTGTGGAAAAGCATTAGTATCTCCCAACAGAATATCTTCTTCTTGGTCGCTTTCGCAGTGATGGCTTTCTGCTACATCCAAATACTGGGGAGAATCATGAGAACAAGATCTCACACAAAGAACAGAGCAGTGAAGTTGGTCTTCTGCATCGTGGCTGTGTTCTTCCTCGGCTGGGTGCCGTACAATGTGGTCATATTTCTGAGGCTTTTGGCAGACAAATTGGTTCCACCATTTGAAGACTGTGACACAAGTATCCAGCTCGACTATGCGTTCTATGTGTGCCGGCTCGTTGCTTTCTCCCACTGCTGCCTGAACCCTGTCTTTTACGCATTTGTTGGTGTGAAGTTCAGGAGTCATTTGAAGTCAATGCTGCATCGAATGTTCATTCGCCAAAGTCAAGTCGAAGAGCAGCAGATTAGAATGCAAAACTTCTCACGTGGATCAATGTACTAG